The proteins below are encoded in one region of Rhizobacter sp.:
- a CDS encoding cupin domain-containing protein: protein MKNRHPMKAWTPNTPMPLAEPPTDPLAAELAPLLDAPFAEALAHEGAGRGLRSRLMSRVAASQAAEVGMVTTRRRHAPRETLGPGVSVQTLYHGVGRRDGEPLRARLIELAAGASVDAALLGGEATLQPRHREWLVVGGHVSGPGAHLGLRDYHVTPAGAPTPSWRAETAALLFLRESMLPAQAGDVPHTVHDAEAGWPDFAPGIQRRVLWQRDGQAALLYFAEPGAAVPQHSHGHDEECLMVQGELFLDDLLLQAGDYQLAPSGSGHRITQTDTGVVIYAHGDLDLQFV from the coding sequence ATGAAGAATCGTCACCCGATGAAAGCCTGGACGCCCAACACCCCGATGCCGCTGGCCGAGCCACCGACCGATCCGCTGGCGGCCGAACTTGCGCCCTTGCTCGACGCGCCGTTCGCCGAGGCCCTGGCGCATGAGGGCGCGGGCCGCGGCCTGCGCTCTCGGCTGATGTCGCGCGTGGCCGCCTCGCAGGCGGCCGAGGTGGGCATGGTCACCACACGCCGCCGGCACGCCCCCCGCGAGACGCTGGGCCCCGGCGTGAGCGTGCAGACGCTGTACCACGGCGTCGGCCGGCGCGACGGGGAGCCACTGCGTGCGCGCCTGATCGAACTCGCAGCGGGTGCCTCGGTCGATGCAGCCCTGCTCGGGGGTGAGGCCACGCTGCAGCCCCGCCACCGCGAGTGGCTGGTGGTGGGCGGGCACGTGTCGGGCCCCGGCGCACACCTGGGCCTGCGCGACTACCACGTCACCCCGGCCGGTGCGCCCACGCCCTCGTGGCGGGCCGAGACGGCCGCGCTGCTCTTCCTGCGCGAATCGATGCTGCCCGCGCAGGCTGGCGACGTGCCGCACACGGTGCACGATGCCGAGGCCGGCTGGCCCGATTTCGCGCCCGGCATCCAGCGCCGCGTGCTGTGGCAGCGCGACGGCCAGGCCGCCTTGCTCTATTTCGCCGAGCCCGGGGCCGCCGTGCCGCAGCACTCGCACGGCCACGACGAGGAGTGCCTGATGGTGCAGGGCGAACTCTTCCTCGACGACCTGCTCCTGCAGGCCGGCGACTACCAGCTTGCCCCTTCAGGCAGCGGCCACCGGATCACGCAGACCGACACCGGCGTGGTGATCTACGCGCACGGCGATCTGGACTTGCAGTTCGTCTGA
- a CDS encoding SRPBCC family protein gives MPAFAHVHHTQWIAAPLATVRSQFADLDHHIGCNVHPKLRFEVLERRADGARFVQVVRLLGIAQRDVFERRLLADGGIEDVSVEGFNRGGSLRFGFSPQVVGGRAGTLVDIVIRLPLPPVIGRLLKPLLEAQIRKEVSAAALEDRVDIEQRGYPRLAA, from the coding sequence ATGCCCGCGTTTGCCCATGTTCACCACACCCAGTGGATCGCCGCACCACTCGCCACGGTGCGCAGCCAGTTCGCCGATCTCGACCACCACATCGGCTGCAACGTGCACCCCAAGCTGCGCTTCGAGGTGCTGGAGCGACGGGCCGACGGCGCCCGCTTCGTGCAGGTGGTGCGCCTGCTCGGCATCGCGCAGCGCGATGTGTTCGAGCGCCGGCTGCTGGCCGATGGCGGCATCGAAGACGTGTCGGTCGAGGGCTTCAACCGAGGGGGGTCGTTGCGCTTCGGCTTCTCGCCGCAGGTGGTCGGCGGCCGTGCCGGCACGCTGGTCGACATCGTGATCCGCCTGCCGCTGCCCCCGGTCATCGGCCGGCTCCTCAAGCCTTTGCTGGAAGCGCAGATCCGCAAGGAGGTCAGCGCCGCCGCCCTCGAAGACCGGGTCGACATCGAGCAGCGCGGCTACCCGCGCCTGGCGGCCTGA
- a CDS encoding sugar ABC transporter permease, protein MSEPLTPEARTAAPTELRHKRTNLRARLRGWVPYLFISPFFVIFLVFGLFPLLFSAYLSFHRWEPAAGLAAMEWVGFENYVYIVLNDDWFHKSLYNTGWMAIVSGVPQHLVALPLAFFMHMAFKRWRNAVVGAYFLPFITSSVAISLVFSTLFSRDYGVINASIAALHELPVFSWFLPAQNIDWGQPQYTKWMISFVVFWRYVGWNTVLYLSAMQTIPKDLFEAATMDGATRWQQFRHVVLPLLRPMIFFAVTLTIIGNLQLFEEPFILTGGTGGIDQAGKTAAMHMYATAFVDGDFGTASAVAWLLFMLIAAVTWLNNKLLGQKEDKA, encoded by the coding sequence ATGTCTGAACCCCTGACCCCGGAGGCGCGCACCGCCGCGCCGACCGAGCTGCGCCACAAGCGCACGAACCTGCGGGCCCGTCTGCGTGGATGGGTGCCCTACCTCTTCATCAGCCCGTTCTTCGTCATCTTCCTGGTGTTCGGGCTGTTCCCGCTGCTGTTCTCGGCCTACCTCTCGTTCCACCGCTGGGAGCCGGCCGCCGGCCTCGCGGCGATGGAATGGGTCGGGTTCGAGAACTACGTGTACATCGTGTTGAACGACGACTGGTTCCACAAGTCGCTCTACAACACGGGCTGGATGGCCATCGTCTCCGGCGTGCCGCAGCACCTGGTGGCGCTGCCGCTCGCGTTCTTCATGCACATGGCGTTCAAGCGCTGGCGCAACGCGGTGGTGGGTGCCTATTTCCTGCCCTTCATCACCTCGAGCGTGGCCATCTCGCTCGTGTTCTCGACCCTCTTCTCGCGCGACTACGGCGTGATCAACGCGAGCATCGCAGCGCTCCACGAGCTGCCGGTGTTCAGCTGGTTCCTGCCCGCGCAGAACATCGACTGGGGCCAGCCGCAGTACACCAAGTGGATGATCTCCTTCGTCGTCTTCTGGCGCTACGTCGGCTGGAACACGGTGCTCTATCTCTCGGCGATGCAGACCATCCCGAAGGACCTCTTCGAAGCCGCCACGATGGACGGCGCCACCCGCTGGCAGCAATTCCGCCACGTCGTGCTGCCGCTCCTGCGCCCGATGATCTTCTTCGCGGTCACGCTCACCATCATCGGCAACCTGCAGCTCTTCGAAGAGCCCTTCATCCTGACGGGTGGCACGGGCGGCATCGACCAGGCCGGCAAGACCGCGGCCATGCACATGTACGCCACCGCCTTCGTCGACGGTGACTTCGGCACCGCCTCGGCCGTGGCCTGGCTGCTCTTCATGCTGATCGCTGCCGTGACCTGGCTCAACAACAAGCTCCTGGGCCAGAAGGAGGACAAGGCATGA
- a CDS encoding cupin domain-containing protein: protein MTRPSDPVPPAQARQIKARLLERVADADLTHLTVDAHQGSWQAFAPGIALKVLREHEGVLSYLLKLDPGATLPAHRHPLDEECLVLEGRLRVGTRIEIGPGGYHVAHRGALHATIGSTTGATIFLRGAIPELGQALASL, encoded by the coding sequence ATGACCCGCCCGAGCGACCCGGTTCCCCCTGCCCAGGCGCGCCAGATCAAGGCGCGGCTGCTGGAGCGGGTGGCCGATGCCGACCTCACCCATCTCACCGTGGACGCCCACCAGGGCAGCTGGCAGGCCTTTGCCCCAGGCATTGCGCTCAAGGTGCTGCGCGAACACGAGGGGGTGCTGTCGTACCTGCTGAAGCTGGACCCGGGCGCCACGCTGCCCGCCCACCGCCACCCGCTCGACGAGGAATGCCTGGTGCTCGAAGGGCGGCTGCGCGTGGGCACCCGCATCGAGATCGGCCCTGGGGGTTACCACGTGGCCCACCGGGGCGCCTTGCACGCCACCATCGGCAGCACGACCGGCGCGACGATCTTCCTGCGTGGCGCCATTCCCGAACTCGGGCAGGCCCTGGCCAGCCTCTGA
- a CDS encoding sigma-70 family RNA polymerase sigma factor, producing MNAQPTSVTTLDDPAALFDDDAAPPPTPDEAEPPVARGCATPVTDDEIAGWIGRIVTHDERALAALYDATLSRVYGVVLRVVRRASLAEEVVEDTFFQVWRQAPRFDPARGKALTWLLNMARSRAIDAVRHESRFQADSLDADNAPALDADDPGHDDLLDVARGHAELQRALLLLHAQPRQLVALAFFRGLSHEEIATHTALPLGTVKSQIRRALATLRDALGPQARRTLAS from the coding sequence ATGAACGCCCAGCCCACCTCCGTCACGACGCTCGACGACCCCGCCGCGCTCTTCGACGACGACGCAGCGCCTCCCCCCACGCCGGACGAGGCGGAGCCGCCCGTCGCACGCGGCTGCGCCACGCCGGTCACCGACGACGAGATCGCCGGCTGGATCGGCCGCATCGTCACGCACGACGAACGTGCGCTCGCCGCGCTGTACGACGCCACGCTGTCGCGCGTCTACGGCGTCGTGCTGCGGGTGGTGCGCCGCGCGTCCTTGGCCGAAGAGGTGGTGGAAGACACCTTCTTCCAGGTGTGGCGGCAGGCCCCGCGCTTCGATCCGGCGCGCGGCAAGGCCCTGACCTGGCTGCTCAACATGGCGCGCTCGCGCGCCATCGACGCCGTGCGCCACGAGTCGCGCTTCCAGGCCGACAGCCTCGATGCCGACAACGCCCCCGCGCTCGACGCCGACGACCCCGGCCACGACGACCTGCTCGACGTGGCACGTGGCCATGCCGAGTTGCAGCGCGCACTGCTGCTGCTCCATGCACAGCCGCGCCAGCTGGTTGCGCTCGCCTTCTTCCGGGGCCTGAGCCATGAGGAGATCGCCACCCACACCGCACTGCCGCTGGGCACGGTGAAGTCGCAGATCCGCCGTGCGCTCGCCACCTTGCGCGATGCCCTGGGCCCCCAGGCCCGGCGCACGCTTGCCTCATGA
- the ugpC gene encoding sn-glycerol-3-phosphate ABC transporter ATP-binding protein UgpC — MSTLTLRSVRKSYDDGAEVIKGVDLDIADGEFTVFVGPSGCGKSTLLRMIAGLEDISAGDIFIGGDRINDVPPAERGVAMVFQSYALYPHMTVAENMGFALKLAGQSKAQVKESVGRAAEILQITHLLERKPKALSGGQRQRVAIGRAIVRKPRVFLFDEPLSNLDAGLRVQMRIELSRLHAELGTTMIYVTHDQVEAMTLGDRIAVFNAGRIEQVGTPLALYEKPANQFVAGFLGSPRMNFIPCTAERSERDAVQLRMGEAGAVRLPATTTSLRLTAGDLVLGIRPEHLQITQAGEGLAARVALLEHLGDSTIVHATLRGSEHTVALRVPADHAPLATGDAVGLAPQPGRSLLFQPDGQALALH, encoded by the coding sequence ATGTCCACCCTCACCCTGCGCAGCGTGCGCAAGAGTTATGACGACGGCGCCGAGGTCATCAAGGGCGTCGACCTCGACATCGCCGACGGCGAGTTCACCGTCTTCGTCGGCCCCTCGGGCTGCGGCAAGTCGACCCTGCTGCGCATGATCGCGGGCCTGGAAGACATCTCGGCCGGCGACATCTTCATCGGCGGCGACCGCATCAACGACGTGCCCCCCGCCGAGCGCGGCGTGGCGATGGTGTTCCAGAGCTACGCGCTCTACCCGCACATGACCGTGGCCGAGAACATGGGCTTTGCCTTGAAGCTCGCCGGCCAGTCGAAGGCGCAGGTGAAGGAATCGGTCGGCCGCGCCGCCGAGATCCTGCAGATCACCCACCTGCTCGAACGCAAGCCCAAGGCGCTGTCGGGCGGCCAGCGCCAGCGCGTGGCCATCGGCCGTGCCATCGTGCGCAAGCCCAGGGTCTTCCTCTTCGACGAGCCGCTGTCGAACCTCGACGCCGGGCTGCGCGTGCAGATGCGCATCGAGCTCTCGCGCCTGCACGCCGAGCTGGGCACGACCATGATCTACGTCACCCACGACCAGGTCGAGGCGATGACGCTCGGCGACCGCATCGCCGTCTTCAACGCCGGCCGCATCGAGCAGGTGGGCACGCCGCTCGCGCTCTACGAGAAGCCCGCGAACCAGTTCGTGGCCGGCTTCCTCGGCTCGCCGCGCATGAATTTCATCCCCTGCACCGCCGAGCGCAGCGAGCGTGACGCCGTGCAGCTGCGCATGGGTGAGGCCGGTGCGGTGCGCCTGCCGGCCACCACGACTTCGCTGCGCCTCACCGCAGGCGACCTGGTGCTGGGCATCCGCCCCGAGCACCTGCAGATCACGCAGGCGGGCGAGGGCCTCGCCGCCCGCGTGGCGCTACTCGAACACCTGGGCGACTCGACCATCGTGCACGCCACCCTGCGCGGCAGCGAGCACACCGTGGCGCTGCGCGTGCCGGCCGACCACGCCCCTCTTGCCACCGGCGACGCTGTGGGCCTCGCGCCCCAGCCCGGCCGCTCGCTCTTGTTCCAACCCGACGGGCAGGCGCTGGCCCTGCACTGA
- a CDS encoding beta-glucosidase codes for MTVSKFPSSFSWGVATAAYQIEGAAREDGRGPSIWDTFSHFPGNVHKGHTGDVACDHYHRYREDIDLIASLGVDAYRFSISWPRVQPQGRGAWNDKGLDFYDRLVDGLLAKGLKPHATLYHWDLPQALQDVGGWATRETAQRFADYAEHMGRRLGDRVSAIATHNEPWCTAVLGHAIGQFAPGARDLQLAVQVSHHLLLSHGLAMQAMRAAGVKAPLGIVLNQSPATPATDAQADREAAEREYATFVRWFMDPIFLKQYPKAPGVNLYPVTHENDFDVIAQPLDFLGINYYTRIWASTAKPPVPAPKLTGESDMGWENYPQGLTDLLVKINADYKLPPIYITENGTAVADVVVNGRVADQPRIDYLRTHLQALRAAMEAGVDVRGYFYWSLLDNYEWNSGYDKRFGLIHVDYETQKRTPKDSAHWYRDFIAQNR; via the coding sequence GTGACTGTCTCGAAATTCCCATCCAGCTTCTCGTGGGGCGTCGCCACGGCTGCTTACCAGATCGAAGGCGCGGCCCGCGAAGACGGCCGCGGCCCCTCGATCTGGGACACCTTCTCCCATTTCCCCGGCAACGTGCACAAGGGGCACACGGGCGACGTGGCCTGCGACCACTACCACCGCTACCGTGAAGACATCGACCTCATCGCCTCGCTTGGCGTCGACGCCTACCGCTTCTCGATCTCGTGGCCTCGTGTGCAACCGCAAGGCCGCGGCGCCTGGAACGACAAAGGCCTCGACTTCTACGACCGCCTCGTCGATGGCCTGCTCGCCAAGGGCCTCAAGCCGCACGCCACGCTCTACCACTGGGACCTGCCGCAGGCCCTGCAAGACGTGGGCGGCTGGGCCACGCGCGAAACCGCACAGCGCTTCGCCGACTATGCCGAGCACATGGGGCGCCGCCTCGGCGACCGTGTGAGCGCGATCGCCACGCACAACGAACCCTGGTGCACCGCGGTGCTCGGCCACGCCATCGGCCAGTTCGCCCCCGGCGCGCGCGACCTGCAGCTCGCGGTGCAGGTGTCGCACCACCTGCTGCTCTCGCATGGCCTCGCGATGCAGGCCATGCGTGCGGCCGGCGTGAAGGCCCCGCTCGGCATCGTGCTCAACCAGTCGCCCGCCACGCCGGCCACCGACGCCCAGGCCGACCGCGAGGCCGCGGAGCGCGAGTACGCGACCTTCGTGCGCTGGTTCATGGACCCGATCTTCCTGAAGCAGTACCCGAAGGCCCCCGGCGTCAACCTTTACCCGGTGACACATGAAAACGATTTCGATGTGATCGCGCAGCCGCTCGATTTCCTCGGCATCAACTACTACACCCGCATCTGGGCCAGCACCGCCAAGCCGCCGGTGCCGGCGCCCAAGCTCACCGGCGAGAGCGACATGGGCTGGGAGAACTACCCGCAAGGCCTCACGGATCTGCTCGTCAAGATCAACGCCGACTACAAGCTGCCGCCGATCTACATCACCGAGAACGGCACCGCCGTGGCCGACGTGGTGGTCAACGGGCGCGTGGCCGACCAGCCCCGCATCGACTACCTGCGCACCCACCTGCAGGCGCTGCGCGCCGCGATGGAAGCCGGTGTCGACGTGCGCGGCTATTTCTACTGGAGCCTGCTCGACAACTACGAGTGGAACTCCGGCTACGACAAGCGTTTCGGCCTGATCCACGTCGACTACGAAACCCAGAAGCGCACCCCCAAAGACAGCGCGCACTGGTACCGCGACTTCATCGCGCAGAACCGCTGA
- a CDS encoding carbohydrate porin has translation MKTVRLFTALALAGVAGSALAAPPIEFSGYFRAGVGVNARGGNQVCFGLANADTKYRLGNECDYVVEPTFDAKLAEYEGSDWHVRVMPSVYKGWDSGNAQNNGNGPDQLTTRFGQIYAYGQNISQLANGRVWAGRRFYNRLQTGINDQFLENNDGNGAGVEDMDLGIGKLSVAFMMDPNNDAYNNRMALPIRMTGIKTVPNGELSIYVTPSKQLKTENQTTTPPAEPADQPNGLAVGVYQKLSGTILGGDTLFGVKGDKFGDLKNTRVVFQQGMTLGGTAVDFITEYRIRKNTGNTGNKWFTIGARTDTHLSGPFRFLAELGHDQVKPDGGGAKQNLTKGTLAVAASAGKEAGSRPTVRLFVTHAIWNDAVRTAGAGGLSSTNARQVFGDKKSGTSVGVQAESWW, from the coding sequence ATGAAAACCGTTCGACTGTTCACCGCCCTGGCCCTGGCCGGGGTTGCCGGTAGCGCATTGGCCGCACCGCCCATCGAGTTCTCGGGCTACTTCCGCGCCGGCGTCGGCGTCAACGCCCGCGGCGGCAACCAGGTCTGCTTCGGCCTGGCCAATGCCGACACCAAGTACCGCCTCGGCAACGAGTGCGACTACGTGGTCGAGCCCACCTTCGACGCCAAGCTGGCCGAGTACGAAGGCTCCGACTGGCATGTGCGCGTGATGCCCAGCGTCTACAAGGGTTGGGACTCGGGCAACGCCCAGAACAACGGCAACGGCCCCGACCAGCTGACCACCCGCTTCGGCCAGATCTACGCCTACGGCCAGAACATCAGCCAGCTGGCCAATGGCCGCGTGTGGGCGGGCCGCCGCTTCTACAACCGCCTGCAGACCGGCATCAACGACCAGTTCCTCGAGAACAACGACGGCAACGGCGCCGGCGTTGAAGACATGGACCTGGGCATCGGCAAGCTGAGCGTCGCGTTCATGATGGACCCGAACAACGACGCCTACAACAACCGCATGGCGCTGCCGATCCGCATGACCGGCATCAAGACGGTGCCCAACGGCGAGCTGTCGATCTACGTCACGCCGTCGAAGCAGCTGAAGACCGAGAACCAGACCACGACGCCGCCCGCCGAGCCGGCTGACCAGCCCAACGGCCTGGCCGTCGGCGTGTACCAGAAGCTCAGCGGCACCATCCTCGGCGGCGACACGCTGTTCGGCGTGAAGGGCGACAAGTTCGGCGACCTGAAGAACACCCGCGTCGTCTTCCAGCAGGGCATGACCCTGGGCGGCACGGCGGTCGACTTCATCACCGAGTACCGCATCCGCAAGAACACGGGCAACACCGGCAACAAGTGGTTCACCATCGGTGCGCGCACCGACACCCACCTGTCCGGCCCGTTCCGCTTCCTCGCCGAGCTGGGCCATGACCAGGTCAAGCCCGATGGCGGCGGCGCGAAGCAGAACCTGACCAAGGGCACCCTGGCCGTGGCGGCCTCGGCTGGCAAGGAAGCCGGGTCTCGCCCGACCGTGCGCCTGTTCGTCACGCACGCGATTTGGAACGACGCCGTGCGCACTGCCGGCGCCGGCGGGTTGAGCTCCACCAACGCCCGCCAGGTGTTCGGCGACAAGAAGTCTGGCACCTCGGTGGGTGTGCAGGCCGAATCCTGGTGGTGA
- a CDS encoding carbohydrate ABC transporter permease: MSATLALQAPRPRRAGVNVGQLTAYAIVLAGALLMLAPFYFMFIFATHSDREILSLPPPIWFGNHFDDNLKLLLERLPHWWQNLGWSVYVALAVTAANLLLCSLAGYAFAMFEFRYKKQLFVFVMGTMLLPSFVAMIPTALIMSGLGWMNQPKALIVPAACGALGIFMMRQYIASAIPRDLLDAARIDGCSELGIYFRIVLPLIGPALGTLGLVTFIASWNNFMGPLIVMRDMEMYTVPLALRSLQGTGQTPWGAICAGSSIAVLPLLVMFAMASRRLIEGLTAGAVKA; encoded by the coding sequence ATGAGCGCCACCCTCGCCCTGCAGGCGCCGCGCCCGCGCCGCGCCGGCGTCAACGTCGGCCAGCTCACCGCCTACGCCATCGTGCTGGCCGGTGCGCTGCTGATGCTCGCGCCCTTCTACTTCATGTTCATCTTCGCGACGCACAGCGACCGCGAGATCCTGTCGCTGCCGCCGCCCATCTGGTTCGGCAACCACTTCGACGACAACCTGAAGCTCCTGCTCGAGCGCCTGCCCCACTGGTGGCAGAACCTCGGCTGGAGCGTCTACGTGGCACTCGCCGTCACCGCGGCCAACCTGCTGCTGTGTTCGCTCGCGGGTTATGCCTTCGCGATGTTCGAGTTCCGCTACAAGAAGCAGCTCTTCGTCTTCGTGATGGGCACGATGCTCTTGCCGAGCTTCGTGGCAATGATCCCCACCGCGCTCATCATGAGCGGCCTCGGCTGGATGAACCAGCCCAAGGCGCTGATCGTGCCGGCCGCCTGCGGCGCTTTAGGCATCTTCATGATGCGCCAGTACATCGCCTCGGCCATCCCGCGCGACCTGCTGGATGCCGCGCGCATCGACGGCTGCAGCGAGCTGGGCATCTACTTCCGCATCGTGCTGCCGCTCATCGGCCCGGCACTCGGCACGCTCGGCCTCGTGACCTTCATCGCCTCGTGGAACAACTTCATGGGCCCGCTCATCGTGATGCGCGACATGGAGATGTACACCGTGCCGCTCGCGCTGCGCTCGCTGCAGGGCACGGGGCAGACGCCCTGGGGCGCCATCTGCGCCGGCTCGTCGATCGCGGTGCTGCCGCTGCTCGTCATGTTTGCGATGGCCTCGCGCCGCCTCATCGAAGGGCTCACCGCCGGTGCGGTGAAGGCCTGA
- a CDS encoding extracellular solute-binding protein yields MIKPLLLALAGVTFALATAGASAQTKVTLTVASFPDLDRGVKAAIPLYQKLHPEVEIKLASLAYPDHHTAMTTALATGSNLPDVMAVDNDFIGKFAESGGLEDLSKAPYNAMQYRSKVAKFSYPQAMSGTGALNAMPVDIGPGAMFYRKDLTDKAGVTEADLTKSWESYIEAGKKVKAATGAYMLGNAVDIKDIYIRSGLKDGEGIYFDKKGQPLVTSARFAKAFELAKAARTAGIDGKIGAWSNEWTEGFKRDRIASQMMGAWLNGHLTNWLAKESAGKWRSAQLPNNSFGYWGGSFYAIPKKAQNKAAAWEFIKFLTLNKEMQLEAFRKLDAFPSLIEAQNDDFLNQPIEYLGGQKARQQWKLAADKIQAIAVDKYDPVAREVVNAELEKVLEQNKDIKTALADAQATLKKRVRR; encoded by the coding sequence ATGATCAAGCCGCTGCTGCTGGCCCTGGCCGGCGTCACCTTTGCGCTGGCGACCGCCGGCGCCAGCGCCCAGACCAAGGTGACCCTCACGGTCGCCTCCTTCCCCGACCTCGACCGTGGCGTGAAGGCCGCGATCCCGCTGTACCAGAAGCTGCACCCCGAGGTGGAGATCAAGCTGGCGTCGCTCGCCTACCCCGACCACCACACCGCGATGACCACCGCGCTGGCCACGGGCTCCAACCTGCCCGACGTGATGGCGGTCGACAACGACTTCATCGGCAAGTTCGCCGAATCGGGCGGCCTGGAAGACCTGTCGAAGGCGCCCTACAACGCGATGCAGTACCGCAGCAAGGTCGCGAAGTTCAGCTACCCGCAGGCCATGAGCGGCACTGGCGCGCTGAACGCGATGCCGGTCGACATCGGCCCGGGCGCGATGTTCTATCGCAAGGACCTGACCGACAAGGCCGGTGTCACCGAAGCCGACCTCACCAAGAGCTGGGAGTCGTACATCGAGGCGGGCAAGAAGGTGAAGGCCGCGACCGGCGCCTACATGCTCGGCAATGCGGTCGACATCAAGGACATCTACATCCGCTCGGGCCTGAAGGACGGCGAAGGCATCTACTTCGACAAGAAGGGCCAGCCGCTCGTCACCAGCGCCCGCTTCGCCAAGGCGTTCGAGCTGGCCAAGGCCGCCCGCACCGCCGGCATCGACGGCAAGATCGGTGCCTGGTCCAACGAATGGACCGAAGGCTTCAAGCGCGACCGCATCGCCTCGCAGATGATGGGCGCGTGGCTCAACGGCCACCTGACCAACTGGCTGGCCAAGGAATCGGCTGGCAAGTGGCGCTCGGCCCAGCTGCCCAACAACTCGTTCGGCTACTGGGGCGGCTCGTTCTACGCCATCCCGAAGAAGGCACAGAACAAGGCCGCGGCGTGGGAGTTCATCAAGTTCCTCACGCTCAACAAGGAGATGCAGCTCGAGGCCTTCCGCAAGCTCGACGCCTTCCCTTCGCTGATCGAAGCGCAGAACGACGACTTCCTGAACCAGCCGATCGAGTACCTCGGTGGCCAGAAGGCCCGCCAGCAGTGGAAGCTCGCGGCCGACAAGATCCAGGCCATCGCCGTCGACAAGTACGACCCGGTCGCGCGTGAGGTGGTCAATGCCGAGCTGGAGAAGGTGCTCGAGCAGAACAAGGACATCAAGACCGCCCTGGCCGACGCACAAGCCACGCTCAAGAAGCGCGTGCGCCGCTGA
- a CDS encoding SRPBCC family protein — MSSSHHFDLVSHWRIDAPVERVWAALTAPESWPRWWPYVRSVRLLKAGGADGVGSVRRIEWATRLPYGMVVEVEAVESRRFERLRGRSCGALRGEGLWLLRSEGGCTDVTYVWRVELAQPWMRWLAPLLAPVFRWNHRGVMRAGGLGLARHLGVPSRVMC; from the coding sequence ATGTCGTCGAGCCACCATTTCGACCTGGTGAGCCACTGGCGCATCGACGCGCCGGTCGAGCGGGTGTGGGCCGCCCTCACCGCCCCCGAAAGCTGGCCGCGCTGGTGGCCTTACGTGCGCTCGGTGCGCCTGCTCAAGGCTGGCGGCGCCGACGGCGTGGGCAGCGTGCGCCGCATCGAGTGGGCCACCCGGCTGCCCTACGGGATGGTGGTCGAGGTGGAGGCGGTGGAGTCGCGGCGCTTCGAGCGCCTTCGCGGCCGCTCGTGCGGTGCGCTGCGGGGCGAAGGCCTGTGGCTGCTGCGCAGCGAAGGGGGCTGCACCGACGTCACCTACGTCTGGCGCGTGGAGTTGGCGCAGCCGTGGATGCGCTGGCTCGCGCCGCTGCTGGCGCCGGTGTTCCGCTGGAACCACCGCGGGGTGATGCGCGCCGGGGGCCTGGGCCTCGCACGCCACCTCGGCGTGCCCTCGCGCGTGATGTGTTGA